A window of the Zeugodacus cucurbitae isolate PBARC_wt_2022May chromosome 2, idZeuCucr1.2, whole genome shotgun sequence genome harbors these coding sequences:
- the LOC128919823 gene encoding replication protein A 70 kDa DNA-binding subunit-like yields MTLTGLTEIKPCEEDDNDIPEIQHDLIPISHLANLEPNTTVDTIGICKEVGELQTFTSRTTNKEFKKRELTLVDSSNAAVS; encoded by the exons ATGACACTGACGGGCTTAACAGAAATCAAACCATGCGAGGAAGACGATAATGATATACCAGAAATTCAACACGATTTGATTCCCATATCGCACTTGGCGAACCTAGAACCAAATACAACTGTCG ATACAATTGGTATTTGCAAAGAAGTTGGCGAACTACAAACATTCACCTCACGCACTACCAATAAGGAATTCAAAAAGCGCGAACTGACACTTGTTGACTCTAGCAATGCTGCTGTAagctaa